The window TCAAAAAAATGTCGAAACGTTTGACACGGCAAGGCTACTCTTGTAATTTCCCAAAATAAGTTACGGCAAGAACGCACAAAAGACCCAACAGGCTACGGGCGCCCCTTCCTTCATGCCGAGCGAATCGATTCTAGTTGTGGACGATACTCCGGAAATCCGGGAGAATATGGCGGAGTTCCTTTCCTCCGAAGGATTTTCCGTGGATGTGGCCAGTGACGGAGAGGAGGCCATCGAGATCCTTGCCCAGCGCCACTACGATGTGGTCCTCACTGACCTCTCCATGCCCCGAAGATCCGGATTGGACGTCCTGCGGGTGTTGAACGAGCAGGGAGAAGACACTGTCTGCATCTTAATAACGGGGTTCGGAACCATCCAGACGGCCGTCGAGGCCATGAGGCTCGGGGCCTTCGATTTTCTCACCAAGCCCGTAAAGTCAGACGAACTCAGGGTCGTCATCGACAAGGCCCTGGAGTCCCGCTCCCTAAGGCGTGAGAACAAGAACCTCCGTCAGGAGCTCAGAAAGGCCCTTGGCTTTGATCGGATCGTAGGGAAAAGTCCGGCCATTCAGGAGGTCTTCCATCTCGTTGAAAAGGTGGCCAGCGCCGACAGCACGGTCCTCATTACCGGTGAGAGCGGGACCGGCAAGGAACTCATCGCCCATGCCATCCATGATCGCGGGAAACGAAAGGATCGTCCGTTCGTACCTGTCAATTGCGCTGCCATTCCGGCCGAGCTTCTTGAAAGCGAGCTCTTCGGCCACGAAAAAGGCGCTTTTACCCATGCCATCCGCACCAGGATCGGGCGATTCGAGCTTGCTGACAAGGGGACCATCTTCCTGGACGAGATCGGAGACATGCCACCAGTCCTCCAGGTGAAGCTACTGAGGGTCCTTCAGGAAAGGGCGTTTGAGCGGGTCGGGGGCTCGAAGACCATCCACATTGACATAAGGGTCATCGCAGCGACCAACGTGGACCTGGAAGAGGCGGTGCGTCAAGGGCGGTTTCGGGAGGATCTCTTTTACCGGCTGAACGTCATACCGATCCGCGTCCCGCCCCTGCGGGAGCGGAAGGCCGACATCCCCCTTCTCATCGAACATTTTCTCGCCAAGTTTTCCAGGGGGGGCAAGACAGTCACCCTGGATGATGCCGCCCGCCGGTCTCTCGTTGCCTATGACTGGCCCGGAAACGTCCGGGAACTCGAAAACATTATAGAGCGTCTCGTCATCCTCTCGAACGGATCAGTCATAACGAGAGAGGACCTGCCCGAACGCATCCGCGGTGCCAGCAATAGAAATAGATCAGTTTTAGACAGCCGGATAATAGAGATCCCATCCCTGCCTGAGGAGGGAATCCCCCTTAACGAGGTCGTTAACGAATTCGAAAAGGCCATTATCATCCAGGCCCTTGACCGGACGAACTGGATCAAGAATCGGGCAGCCAAGCTTCTCCAGTTGAATCGGACCACACTCATCGAAAAGATGAAAAAACAGCAAATCATTAGGGCGCGGGAAACAGCCACGTGAAAAATCGAATGACAAAAGACAGAAAGACTACCTTGAGAATCCTCTACAAAGCGGCCCTTCTGGTGGCCGTTGTTTTCTTGACGATCCCATGTCACGTCGGGGCCGCAGTTCAGTCCAGGAAGGTCGTGGTCCTTCCATTCAACTCAGCCGGGGCCGGTGAATATTCCTATCTGGGGCCGGCACTCGAGGAAATCCTGGCAAGCAGCATCTCCCGCTCTGAGGGGATCTCTCTCGTATCCCTGCTCCCAAACGAAACGAAGTCATCCTCCGGACCCTTGGACCTGATCGAACGTGCCAATGCTGACTATGGCCTTGCCGGAAGCGTCTCCCGCAGGGGCGAAGGGGCGGAAGTAACCCTTTTTGTTATAGGCAAGGAATCTCCTGTGCCGGTCATGTCCATGACCGCCCCGAACGACAATATGGACGGTCTGATCCCCTTTGTGGAAAGTTTCGCAGCAAGGGCTGCGGACGTCATCAAGAAGTCGGCGAAACAGGAACCGATCGTGGCGGAAAGCGAGCGTCCCACCCTTCTTGCCCCTGTTCCCGGAGACGAAGGCCCGGATGCCGCCCGCATGCATCCAGATCGAATGTTTCGCTCGGGAAGGGCGGCCCCGAGCGGAGGTGACGTTCTTGCCGGCCCAGGCGGCAAGGAAGCCGGATGGACCGTCCAGGAAACCTGGCCCGAAGGTGCCCCTCGCCCGACCATCGGAGACGGTGGCCACGCTGGAGCACCAACAGGGCCTGAAGGGGGGCAGGGGGCAGGGGGATCGGTCCCCGATTTCCCTGCGCCTGGAGTGCGCCAGGTGCTGGTCTCGTCAGTCCCTCCCCGTCAGGAGTCCCCCGGACTCCTTGCCAGGCTCCTTCCTGGCAGAGGGGGAAAAGGATCTCCCATGCCAGGCTCCGGTTCCTATGGCGGCCTTCCTTATCCGTCGCCCGAGGATCTCGAAGCGGCCTCCAGAGGAGGAGCTACGGCCCCTACATCACCGGCTGCGGTCTCTCCTGGTTATGGTGGTGAAACGACGCAGCAAGGCGCCGCACCTTCCGCAGCACCTCCTGTCCTGTCCATTCCCGAACCTTCCCGGCCCTCTCCCCCTGAGCACACGTCCGTCCTGCCCCCTCCTTCCCAGCCGCAGCCTGAGAGGCGCGGGTGGCTATCCCGTCTCTTTTCGCCAGGAAAAGGAGATAAAACAACAACCAAGGCCGCTGTAGAACAGGCAGTGCCGCCCGCACCTGAGCCTTCCAAGGCGCCTTCGGGAGGAGGAGGCGCGGGCGGTCCAATCTGGCAATGGTACTGATTTTTTAAGGAGTTTTTGTCTTTTCGCCCAGTTTTATCGCGGTCTTTTTGATGGATCCATCCCGGAAATAGGTCACTATAACCGTATCTCCCGGAAATTTTGTCCGCAGGATGCTGATGATGTCCAGGTCAGAGCTTATGGGTTGATCGTCTATTGCCACGATAACGTCTCCACCCACGGCAATGGTACGGTTTCCGAGCGTGAGGTCCCTGGTTGCCCCGGCAAGTCCTGCTCGCATGGCCGGGCCTTCAGGGTGGAGCTTAGTGATCATCGCCCCTTCCTGGACGGGCAGATTGAGGATGGATGAAAGCCTCGGGGTGATGGTCAGGAAGCTTGCTCCGAACCACGGCCTTTGCACCCGGCCGGTGGAGATGATCTGGGTGGAGACGTCACGGGCGGCGTCTGATGAAATGGCAAAGGATCTCACGTCCCTTTCCATGCCTGGGGAAAAGAGTCGGGTGGTGATGCCTATGACCCTGCCGGAGGTATCGCAGAGCGGGCCGCCTGAATCCCCGGGCTCCAGGGCGAGATCGTTTTCTATGACACCGTCCACGACCTGACCGCCTGGGGTGGCTATGCTTCTCGGCCTGGCGTGAATATGCCCGATGGATACGGCATACCCGAGACCGCGGGGATTGGAAAGCGCAAACACAGTGCTTCCGGGTTCGATGGGTTCAGGGGGGGAAAAGGGGAGAGGGGTGATCTTTTCAAGAACCTCGGAGGGTGCGAGGATCTCAAGGACAGCGAGATCCGTTTCGGGATCAGTACCGACAAGACGCGCTGGCCACGTGGCCCCGTCTGAGAGGATCACCTCGATGCTTCGGACGTTTGACAGGACATGGGCATTGGTGAGGACGTGGCCCTTTGTGTCGATGAGAAATCCCGATCCCATCCCCTTCGTAGAGAGGGGAGAGGCGATGTTCTCGTAGCCCTGAGCCGAGCTGTTGACGTGGACCACCCCAGCTGCAAGCTTTTTGGCCAGGGTCCGGATTTCCGTTTCCTTGACCGTTGCCGCCGTGGTCGCGTTGACGAAAAACAGAAAAGGTGTCAGGAGCGCGAGTCCGAAGATTATGAATGGGGTCATCGAGAAGGGAACGGGGTTCATGTTTCTAATGGGTTTAAGACGAGGATGGCCGCGACCAGTCCGGCCAGCAGGAGCCGGTACCAAACGAACGGATAAAACGTGTGTCTGACCAGATAGCGCATGAGAAATGAGATGACGAAATAGCCTGAGACGGCGGCCGAGCCGAAACCCCAGACAAATGAGGTTTCAAATCCGGGAAAACCCCCTTTCCAGAGGCCCAAGGCCTCGTAAAGGCCGGCGGCCGCTATGATGGGCGAGGAAAGGAGAAAAGAAAAACGGGCGGCGGCCGTCCTTTCGAAACCGAGTATGAGGGCCGTGCTCATGGTGATGCCGCTTCGGGAGACCCCGGGAATGATGGCCACGGCCTGCGCTGTACCGATGAGAAGGGCCTCACGCCACCCGATGGTAGCCATCTCTCGCGCATGACTTGCGAGCCGTTCTCCGGCCACGAGCAAAAAGGCAACGGCAGAGAGGGTGCAGACAACGACCCACGGAGAGCGGAGGACCTGGGAGATGACGTCTTCAAACAATAATCCAAGTATGCCGGCGGGGATCGTGCCGAGGATGAGGAGAAGGAGGAGCTTCCTGTCAAAATGGCGGTTCGAGCCGGGGCGGAGGGATTGCGCCATTTCTAACCAGTCACGCCAGAAAAAGGTGAGGACCGACAGGAGCGTTCCAAGATGGAGCGTCACGTCAAAGGCAAGAGGGGTCTCGGATAGGCCAAGAAAATGCTCAGCGAGGACCAAGTGACCGGAACTTGAGATGGGGAGAAACTCCGTGGCCCCCTGAATGGCTCCAAGAATTATGGCTTCAACGGCGTTCATGGGGGTGCCATCCCTGATATCGTGGATTTCCTCCCCGGCTCGGCATAATGCGGGGAAGATGGATGATGGAAGAAAAGATTCGAAGTGACCTGCTGCAAAACGCCTGGACTATATCTCAGCATTTTTTTATCCTCAAGACACGAGCCTCTTGCAAAATGACCGATATCCCGGGATCGTCATTCCTGCGGAGGCCGAACTCCGTGAATTGATCCCATATTATGTACTTCGCACACCGATCGGAATAAATTTCAAATCCTTATGTGACTACAGAGTTTTTGCTGACAACTGATAACTGAGGAGTATATGTCGATCTGCCGGGGCCATTCCCCCTTTGCACCATGTCTCATGGCGGGTCTGTCTTCTACAGTCCTCGATGAGGGCGCTCGGCGTCTGATTCTTGATGACGGCATCGGGGCGTTCATCCTTTTCGGGCGAAACATTTCCAATCCGCAGGATCTCGGGCTTCTGTGTGATTCCGTTCGCAACACCTGTAATGAAGCAGGTCTTGCTCCGGCCATCATCGCCGTCGATCAGGAGGGAGGTCCTGTGCGGCGTCTTCGTCCTCCCCATTGGCCAGATGTGGCGTCGAACGCTGACGTGGCCCGTGCCCTTGATCCATGCAGGGCCGTTCTGGAACAGGCCCGTGCAGTGGCCGCCTGTCTCATCCCCTTAGGGATACACCTCGATTTTGCGCCCGTGCTCGATGTCTCCGGGTTTGAGCG is drawn from Deltaproteobacteria bacterium and contains these coding sequences:
- a CDS encoding sigma-54 dependent transcriptional regulator, with product MPSESILVVDDTPEIRENMAEFLSSEGFSVDVASDGEEAIEILAQRHYDVVLTDLSMPRRSGLDVLRVLNEQGEDTVCILITGFGTIQTAVEAMRLGAFDFLTKPVKSDELRVVIDKALESRSLRRENKNLRQELRKALGFDRIVGKSPAIQEVFHLVEKVASADSTVLITGESGTGKELIAHAIHDRGKRKDRPFVPVNCAAIPAELLESELFGHEKGAFTHAIRTRIGRFELADKGTIFLDEIGDMPPVLQVKLLRVLQERAFERVGGSKTIHIDIRVIAATNVDLEEAVRQGRFREDLFYRLNVIPIRVPPLRERKADIPLLIEHFLAKFSRGGKTVTLDDAARRSLVAYDWPGNVRELENIIERLVILSNGSVITREDLPERIRGASNRNRSVLDSRIIEIPSLPEEGIPLNEVVNEFEKAIIIQALDRTNWIKNRAAKLLQLNRTTLIEKMKKQQIIRARETAT
- a CDS encoding S1C family serine protease translates to MTPFIIFGLALLTPFLFFVNATTAATVKETEIRTLAKKLAAGVVHVNSSAQGYENIASPLSTKGMGSGFLIDTKGHVLTNAHVLSNVRSIEVILSDGATWPARLVGTDPETDLAVLEILAPSEVLEKITPLPFSPPEPIEPGSTVFALSNPRGLGYAVSIGHIHARPRSIATPGGQVVDGVIENDLALEPGDSGGPLCDTSGRVIGITTRLFSPGMERDVRSFAISSDAARDVSTQIISTGRVQRPWFGASFLTITPRLSSILNLPVQEGAMITKLHPEGPAMRAGLAGATRDLTLGNRTIAVGGDVIVAIDDQPISSDLDIISILRTKFPGDTVIVTYFRDGSIKKTAIKLGEKTKTP
- the uppP gene encoding undecaprenyl-diphosphatase UppP, which produces MNAVEAIILGAIQGATEFLPISSSGHLVLAEHFLGLSETPLAFDVTLHLGTLLSVLTFFWRDWLEMAQSLRPGSNRHFDRKLLLLLILGTIPAGILGLLFEDVISQVLRSPWVVVCTLSAVAFLLVAGERLASHAREMATIGWREALLIGTAQAVAIIPGVSRSGITMSTALILGFERTAAARFSFLLSSPIIAAAGLYEALGLWKGGFPGFETSFVWGFGSAAVSGYFVISFLMRYLVRHTFYPFVWYRLLLAGLVAAILVLNPLET